In Mongoliitalea daihaiensis, one DNA window encodes the following:
- a CDS encoding LuxR C-terminal-related transcriptional regulator, with protein sequence MNLLKSCVAVQISEFLDCSEEEAIEEIKRSVNPILHFVDVRRDISKVIGFYSKFKDFYTYNSSFFFPIVGLDQELTEVKILLESGADNVFFAPFDQNSLYNKLKNCVGKRFGYNILNHPDADQLLNLTSSVVFRIKSDRIKKIVGNRSLFPPLDDSLINKSLDYLLTHILSLKSGNFHETYLRFSSNLLSEFSVKAAFKNSDSSASLNLIFLRLKDKANASYTISVKFEETTDSTHSSAMPSKNSTLLTQRELEVLNLSKLGVPIKVIAKELEISNRTVERHRANIMKKLDATNIVEAIARLNLG encoded by the coding sequence ATGAATTTATTAAAAAGTTGCGTGGCAGTTCAGATTTCTGAATTTTTAGATTGTTCGGAAGAGGAGGCTATTGAGGAGATCAAAAGGTCCGTCAATCCAATTTTACATTTTGTAGATGTCAGAAGAGATATTTCTAAAGTAATTGGATTTTACAGTAAGTTTAAGGATTTCTATACCTATAATTCCTCATTTTTCTTTCCTATAGTGGGCTTAGACCAAGAATTAACCGAGGTCAAGATTTTGCTGGAGTCGGGGGCAGACAATGTGTTTTTTGCTCCCTTTGATCAAAACTCCCTATACAATAAACTTAAAAATTGTGTTGGTAAGCGATTTGGATACAATATTTTGAACCATCCCGATGCAGATCAATTATTAAATCTCACTTCAAGTGTTGTTTTTCGCATAAAAAGTGACCGCATTAAGAAAATTGTTGGCAATAGATCTTTATTTCCACCACTAGATGATTCCTTAATAAATAAATCATTAGACTATTTATTGACACATATTCTATCTCTTAAAAGTGGGAACTTTCACGAAACGTATCTTCGATTTAGTTCCAATCTGCTGTCAGAATTTTCTGTGAAAGCAGCGTTTAAAAATTCTGATTCCAGTGCGAGTTTGAACCTTATTTTCCTAAGGTTAAAAGATAAGGCAAATGCATCATACACAATTAGTGTAAAATTTGAAGAAACAACCGATAGTACTCATTCGTCTGCAATGCCCTCAAAAAATAGCACTTTACTTACCCAGCGTGAGTTGGAAGTACTGAATCTATCCAAACTAGGGGTGCCGATTAAAGTCATTGCCAAGGAGCTAGAGATTTCTAATCGAACAGTGGAGCGTCATCGTGCGAATATTATGAAAAAGCTCGACGCCACCAATATCGTTGAAGCAATTGCTAGGCTTAATTTAGGTTGA
- the recG gene encoding ATP-dependent DNA helicase RecG, producing MVSFFDTKIEYLRGVGPQKAALLNKELNLFTYGDLLQHYPFRYEDRTQFYKIKDIHEDLENVQVIAQIRHVETLGDGRKKRLVAYVYDDTGELELTWFKGIQWVVKKLVKGIPLVFFGKPNRYGRKISIAHPEIEPLSQSAEDKSFFQPVYSTTEKLKAKFLDSKNISKIMEGLIALAYPQIHETLPAHILDRFSLIPKHEAIKQIHFPTSVDLLKKARFRLKFEEFFFIQLRLLHLKLSRTEKSQGQVLNQTELLTKFYKAHLPFELTEAQKRVVRESYADMKSGKQMNRLIQGDVGSGKTMVAFICILIAISSGAQACLMAPTEILANQHYEGLKEYADLMGLNIALLTGSTKKSARKVIHEMLLSGDLHIIIGTHALLEDIVQFNNLGLAIVDEQHRFGVAQRAKLWAKNERFIPHVLVMTATPIPRTLAMTLYGDLDISVIDELPAGRKPIQTVHRYDKDRLKVFGFIRKQILEGRQIYIVYPLIEESETLDLKNLMDGYESICRAFPEFPISIVHGGMKAADKDFEMQRFIKKETKIMVATTVIEVGVNVPNASVMVIENAERFGLSQLHQLRGRVGRGADQSYCILMSKYELSKDSRIRLETMVRTNDGFEIADVDLKLRGPGDLMGTQQSGVADLLIADLSKDAPILTMARDAASILITEDPNLTQPQHGMVLRQVRAQKKHAVNWSRIS from the coding sequence ATAGTGTCATTTTTCGATACCAAAATAGAGTACCTCAGGGGCGTTGGTCCCCAAAAAGCTGCCTTATTGAATAAGGAGTTGAATCTTTTTACCTATGGAGATCTATTGCAGCATTATCCTTTTCGGTATGAGGACCGAACACAATTCTACAAAATCAAGGATATCCACGAAGACCTAGAAAATGTACAGGTTATTGCGCAAATCAGACATGTGGAGACATTGGGGGACGGACGAAAAAAAAGACTCGTGGCCTATGTTTATGATGATACAGGCGAATTAGAATTGACCTGGTTTAAGGGGATTCAATGGGTAGTGAAAAAGTTGGTTAAAGGGATTCCGTTGGTCTTTTTTGGTAAACCAAACCGTTATGGCCGAAAAATCAGCATTGCTCATCCTGAAATCGAACCTTTGAGTCAATCAGCAGAGGATAAAAGTTTTTTCCAACCAGTATACTCAACCACTGAAAAACTGAAGGCTAAATTTTTGGATTCAAAAAACATATCCAAAATCATGGAGGGGCTGATAGCACTTGCCTACCCGCAGATTCATGAAACACTGCCAGCACATATTCTAGACCGATTCAGCTTGATACCTAAGCATGAAGCAATCAAGCAGATCCATTTTCCTACAAGCGTAGATCTCTTAAAAAAGGCACGCTTTCGACTGAAATTTGAGGAATTCTTTTTTATCCAATTGCGCTTGCTACACTTGAAATTATCCCGGACGGAAAAGTCTCAAGGGCAAGTACTGAATCAAACAGAATTACTCACCAAGTTCTACAAAGCGCATTTACCCTTTGAATTGACAGAGGCCCAAAAACGAGTAGTGAGGGAATCCTATGCCGACATGAAATCGGGGAAGCAAATGAACCGGTTGATTCAAGGAGATGTGGGATCTGGTAAAACCATGGTGGCATTTATTTGTATACTGATAGCGATTAGTTCAGGAGCACAAGCCTGCCTCATGGCGCCTACAGAAATATTGGCCAATCAACATTATGAAGGACTTAAGGAATATGCAGACCTGATGGGATTAAATATCGCTTTGCTTACTGGTTCTACAAAAAAATCTGCAAGAAAAGTCATCCACGAAATGTTACTCTCAGGAGATTTACATATCATCATTGGAACCCATGCGCTCTTGGAGGACATTGTACAGTTTAACAACCTAGGCTTGGCAATTGTGGACGAGCAGCACCGCTTTGGTGTAGCTCAGCGAGCCAAATTATGGGCTAAAAATGAACGCTTTATTCCCCATGTACTGGTCATGACGGCAACACCGATTCCACGAACGCTAGCCATGACTTTATATGGGGACCTAGACATTTCTGTCATCGATGAGCTGCCAGCTGGAAGAAAACCCATCCAAACCGTGCATCGCTATGACAAGGATCGATTAAAAGTATTTGGTTTTATCCGCAAACAAATCTTAGAGGGACGTCAAATTTACATTGTTTATCCATTGATAGAGGAATCCGAAACCTTGGATTTAAAAAATCTGATGGATGGATATGAAAGTATTTGCCGGGCCTTTCCGGAATTTCCTATATCCATCGTACACGGAGGCATGAAAGCGGCCGACAAGGACTTTGAAATGCAGCGCTTCATTAAGAAAGAAACAAAAATCATGGTTGCAACCACGGTGATCGAGGTGGGAGTAAATGTTCCCAATGCATCGGTAATGGTCATTGAAAATGCCGAGCGCTTTGGGCTTTCCCAGTTACATCAACTCAGAGGAAGAGTCGGCCGAGGTGCAGATCAATCCTATTGTATTTTGATGAGCAAGTATGAACTTAGCAAGGATAGTCGGATACGATTGGAAACTATGGTCAGAACCAATGATGGATTTGAAATCGCAGATGTAGATCTAAAACTCCGTGGACCTGGAGACTTGATGGGAACGCAACAGAGTGGGGTTGCAGATTTGCTAATTGCTGACCTCAGCAAGGACGCCCCCATATTGACAATGGCAAGAGATGCTGCCAGCATACTAATTACCGAAGATCCAAATTTAACTCAACCGCAGCATGGGATGGTACTCCGACAAGTCCGTGCTCAGAAAAAGCATGCGGTCAATTGGAGCCGCATAAGCTAA
- a CDS encoding sterol desaturase family protein: MSKEKLTVEQILSLDLPNIILYAAPILIGLVALEWFLSYKQKKDYYDSKDTIAATFIGLVNVGMSAGIKVLTFGIILFFYNLVPWAIPHTWWAYVLCFIWIDFWRYWAHRIAHENRFWWATHVTHHNSEKYNWSVAFRLSWTQHIKIVFFIPVVLVGFDPIIFFICHQIAVLYQFWIHTEYIQKLPAVIEYVFTTPSHHRVHHGSNKKYLDKNYGSTFIIWDRMFGTFIPEAERPTYGLTTNVHSYNPITLNFHEWSDIIKDVRNAKSFKEAYTLVMAKPSELASIKERFDKINKLATKSFKKAKAI, encoded by the coding sequence ATGTCCAAAGAAAAACTCACAGTTGAGCAAATTTTAAGTTTAGATCTTCCAAATATCATCTTGTACGCTGCACCCATCTTGATTGGCCTCGTTGCATTAGAATGGTTCTTGTCCTACAAACAGAAAAAAGACTATTACGACAGTAAAGATACCATCGCTGCAACTTTTATTGGTTTGGTCAATGTAGGCATGAGTGCTGGAATCAAAGTTTTAACCTTTGGGATTATCTTGTTTTTTTACAATTTGGTCCCTTGGGCGATTCCACATACCTGGTGGGCCTATGTACTTTGTTTCATTTGGATAGATTTTTGGAGATATTGGGCGCACAGAATAGCACACGAGAATCGATTTTGGTGGGCCACCCATGTCACCCATCACAATTCAGAGAAATACAACTGGTCTGTTGCGTTTCGACTCAGTTGGACTCAGCATATCAAAATAGTGTTTTTCATACCTGTAGTCTTGGTCGGCTTTGACCCCATCATTTTCTTTATCTGTCATCAAATAGCAGTATTGTATCAATTTTGGATACACACGGAATACATCCAAAAATTGCCAGCAGTCATCGAATATGTATTTACTACTCCTTCTCATCATCGGGTCCATCATGGGAGTAATAAAAAGTATTTGGACAAGAATTATGGATCCACATTTATCATTTGGGACCGAATGTTTGGAACGTTTATACCTGAAGCGGAAAGACCTACTTATGGTTTGACTACCAACGTCCATTCTTATAATCCAATTACCTTAAATTTTCATGAATGGAGCGATATCATCAAAGATGTAAGAAATGCCAAATCATTCAAAGAGGCATATACCTTGGTCATGGCAAAACCCAGTGAATTGGCATCTATAAAAGAGCGATTCGATAAGATCAATAAGTTGGCAACGAAAAGTTTTAAAAAAGCAAAAGCTATCTAA
- the mtgA gene encoding monofunctional biosynthetic peptidoglycan transglycosylase — MKILQRIFRFLLKSLLWFFGVTIGLVIVYKFVMVPITPLMLIRLVEQAKDPQKEMRLYKDWVSLKKITKHAPQAVVAAEDQKFLDHNGFDFEAMEKAWENNKKGKRLKGASTISQQTAKNVFLWPGRTLVRKGLEAYFTFLIELIWGKERIMEVYLNVIEMGEGIYGIEAAAQANFKKPAEKLSKSEAALIAAVLPNPRRWTPARPTPYIIGRKEWIMRQMNNLNPVGMGS, encoded by the coding sequence ATGAAAATCTTGCAACGCATTTTCCGCTTTCTGTTGAAATCCCTCCTATGGTTTTTCGGAGTAACCATTGGCTTGGTCATCGTTTATAAATTTGTGATGGTTCCAATTACACCCCTCATGCTGATCCGATTGGTTGAGCAGGCAAAAGATCCTCAAAAAGAAATGAGGCTTTACAAGGACTGGGTCTCGTTAAAAAAAATAACCAAGCATGCCCCTCAGGCTGTAGTGGCCGCCGAGGACCAAAAATTTTTAGATCATAATGGATTTGATTTTGAGGCGATGGAAAAGGCTTGGGAGAATAATAAAAAAGGAAAAAGACTCAAGGGAGCAAGTACCATTTCCCAGCAAACAGCTAAGAATGTGTTTTTATGGCCTGGCCGAACATTGGTTAGAAAAGGGTTGGAGGCTTACTTTACCTTTTTGATTGAACTGATATGGGGCAAAGAAAGGATCATGGAAGTGTATCTCAATGTCATTGAAATGGGCGAGGGGATCTATGGCATTGAAGCAGCAGCTCAGGCAAATTTCAAAAAGCCCGCAGAAAAGCTGAGTAAAAGTGAAGCAGCCCTGATAGCAGCGGTGTTACCCAATCCCCGTCGTTGGACCCCTGCTAGACCTACCCCTTATATCATAGGAAGAAAAGAGTGGATTATGAGGCAAATGAATAATCTAAATCCTGTAGGAATGGGGAGTTAG
- a CDS encoding class I SAM-dependent methyltransferase — MEQQALEKRYIHGYQEVEQERLREQALVIEKPIYDALDFNSVTHLLEIGSGVGAQTEVLLRRFPHLQITGVEYEAKQIQKAIENMHRLGYSSDQVNFIQQDAHQLDLPKQYDGAFVCWVLEHVGNPLQVLKSMKPFLKSGAPVSITEVFNASFYIYPVIPAVMHYWQVYNEFQRSLGGNPDIGAQIGNLLDQAGYQKISLRADGFHLDQRDRVQKDRVFDYWKNLMSSGAPLLISEGLLKPEEVLAMQEGLDVLKSMEDSIFYYSFIQASAIC, encoded by the coding sequence ATGGAACAACAAGCTTTAGAAAAACGCTACATTCATGGTTATCAGGAAGTAGAGCAAGAAAGGCTCCGAGAGCAAGCTCTTGTGATAGAAAAACCTATTTACGATGCCTTAGATTTTAACTCTGTTACGCATCTCCTTGAAATAGGCAGTGGAGTAGGCGCCCAAACTGAGGTACTCCTGCGGAGGTTTCCTCATTTGCAGATTACCGGTGTGGAATATGAGGCCAAGCAGATTCAAAAGGCCATAGAAAATATGCATCGCTTGGGGTATTCGAGTGATCAGGTAAATTTTATTCAGCAAGATGCTCATCAGTTGGACCTCCCAAAGCAGTACGATGGGGCTTTTGTCTGTTGGGTATTGGAGCATGTGGGTAATCCCCTTCAAGTATTGAAAAGCATGAAGCCATTTCTAAAGTCTGGCGCACCGGTTTCAATTACGGAAGTATTCAATGCGAGCTTTTACATTTATCCAGTAATTCCGGCGGTGATGCACTATTGGCAGGTATATAATGAATTTCAGCGATCGTTAGGTGGTAACCCGGATATTGGGGCACAGATAGGCAATCTATTGGATCAAGCAGGATATCAAAAGATTTCTCTACGAGCAGATGGCTTTCATTTAGATCAACGTGATCGAGTTCAAAAAGACCGTGTATTTGACTATTGGAAAAATTTGATGAGCAGTGGCGCTCCCCTTTTGATTTCTGAAGGATTACTAAAGCCAGAAGAAGTGTTGGCTATGCAAGAAGGGCTGGATGTATTGAAGTCTATGGAAGATTCTATTTTTTATTATAGTTTTATCCAAGCTTCTGCTATCTGCTAA
- a CDS encoding MaoC family dehydratase produces MSQLIIGSFEDFEKYIGQDLGVSEYHSISQSQINLFADATLDHQWIHTDPERAKKEGSFGNTIAHGYLTLALVPYLWEQIVQVENLKMMVNYGIENLRFAQAVLVNNRVRLHANLKNVSNLRGTIKAEVNVKLEIEDQKKPAFTGTLVFLYHFNA; encoded by the coding sequence ATGAGTCAGCTCATCATTGGCAGCTTTGAAGATTTTGAAAAATATATCGGCCAAGATCTTGGAGTATCGGAATACCACAGCATTAGCCAAAGCCAAATCAACCTTTTTGCAGATGCAACATTGGATCACCAGTGGATTCATACGGATCCGGAGCGAGCAAAAAAAGAAGGAAGTTTTGGAAATACCATTGCTCATGGTTATTTGACACTCGCCTTAGTACCCTACCTGTGGGAACAAATTGTTCAAGTTGAAAATCTGAAAATGATGGTCAATTATGGCATTGAAAATCTACGATTTGCACAAGCCGTATTGGTAAATAATAGAGTGAGGTTACATGCCAATCTCAAAAATGTGAGCAACCTCCGCGGCACAATCAAGGCTGAGGTCAATGTTAAATTAGAAATCGAGGATCAAAAGAAGCCTGCTTTCACGGGCACCTTGGTCTTTTTATATCATTTTAATGCATAA
- a CDS encoding nucleoside triphosphate pyrophosphohydrolase family protein: MEDPKSLTSVAAFHQTFKHPILSSPQVPDEKRAALRVSLLAEELKELEEGIQNKDIVEIADALCDLQYVLSGAILEFGLADKFKALFDEVQRSNMSKACTSLEEAEATVTHYQNQGTACFYEKEGDLFLVYRTEDRKTLKSVQYSPADLAKIIHS; encoded by the coding sequence ATGGAAGATCCTAAAAGTTTGACCTCCGTCGCAGCATTCCACCAAACCTTCAAACACCCCATTCTTTCCAGCCCACAGGTTCCCGATGAAAAACGGGCAGCACTCCGAGTTTCTTTATTAGCAGAGGAACTGAAAGAACTGGAAGAAGGCATACAGAATAAAGACATCGTTGAGATTGCGGATGCGCTGTGTGATTTGCAATATGTACTTTCCGGCGCCATCCTTGAATTTGGATTAGCAGATAAATTCAAAGCACTTTTCGATGAAGTGCAACGCTCCAATATGAGTAAAGCCTGTACCTCACTTGAAGAAGCAGAGGCCACAGTCACTCATTATCAAAACCAAGGCACGGCCTGTTTCTATGAAAAAGAAGGTGACTTATTCTTAGTGTATCGAACCGAAGATAGAAAAACCTTAAAATCGGTTCAGTACTCTCCAGCTGACTTAGCAAAGATTATCCATTCATGA
- a CDS encoding DJ-1/PfpI family protein, whose amino-acid sequence MSRRLQLGILAFQEMEVLDFAGPFEVFSVANQLADYAILDIQVIGLDSSVVIAKNGLKIIPDCSIEVVSRLDILIIPGGDGSKELLRHTRGMDWIYKISNISGIVATVCSGARILAQLGYLKEKTFTTHKEVFEDVLAIEPSAIPVRDVRYIDHGKIMTAAGVAAGIDLSLHIVEKLFGTASRETTARYMEYPFH is encoded by the coding sequence ATGAGTAGACGCCTACAGCTCGGAATATTGGCTTTCCAAGAGATGGAAGTATTGGATTTTGCAGGTCCATTTGAAGTATTTTCCGTTGCCAACCAACTTGCTGACTATGCCATTTTGGATATTCAAGTGATTGGACTAGACTCTTCTGTTGTTATTGCAAAAAATGGATTGAAGATCATCCCAGATTGCAGCATCGAAGTGGTATCACGCTTAGATATCTTAATTATTCCGGGTGGTGATGGAAGCAAAGAATTGCTGAGGCATACCCGTGGAATGGATTGGATCTACAAGATTTCGAACATTTCTGGAATAGTCGCAACTGTTTGTTCTGGAGCCCGTATCCTCGCCCAATTAGGCTATCTAAAAGAGAAAACGTTCACCACCCATAAAGAAGTATTTGAAGATGTCTTGGCAATTGAACCCAGTGCTATACCTGTGAGAGATGTGCGCTACATTGACCATGGGAAAATCATGACCGCTGCAGGGGTGGCAGCGGGAATTGATCTTTCCTTGCACATCGTCGAAAAGCTATTTGGAACAGCCTCCAGAGAAACAACTGCTCGGTATATGGAATATCCTTTCCACTAG
- a CDS encoding lycopene cyclase family protein encodes MALKYDFIIAGSGLAGLSLLHQLLSNKSLSQKKILVIDSAKKNLNDRTWCFWEKEPGPFESLVCHAWDTLQFFSPKVTKEFQMKEYRYKMIQSGDFYSQVLDLAEQHPQVVFIHDEIQSIQEEQAGASVQTTQERYLADYVFNSTAIFNPKMDEGNTLLQHFMGWFIKTDTPVFTSGVATLMDFTLSQQHGATFMYMLPTSPTEALVEYTLFSPRVLEKEEYVQALENYIEKNLHIHHYEITHQEFGIIPMSKAKFQASIGPQQRIINIGTAGGHTKPSTGYTFQFVQKQVAKIAQRLEAGDSPLVEPTWREKMFLWYDMTLLDVLMSKSLTGEQIFSHLFSKVDPERILAFLANESGFWEEFSIRNAVPQAPFITSGMKVLFQ; translated from the coding sequence ATGGCACTGAAATACGATTTTATCATCGCTGGTTCTGGATTGGCAGGGTTGAGCTTATTGCACCAATTACTTTCCAATAAGTCCTTGAGCCAGAAAAAAATCCTCGTCATTGACAGTGCCAAAAAAAATCTCAATGATAGGACCTGGTGTTTTTGGGAAAAAGAACCGGGACCTTTCGAATCCTTGGTGTGCCACGCCTGGGACACCTTGCAGTTTTTCTCTCCTAAGGTTACCAAGGAGTTTCAGATGAAAGAGTATCGCTATAAAATGATACAGTCTGGTGATTTTTATAGTCAAGTGCTAGACTTGGCAGAGCAGCATCCGCAGGTTGTTTTCATACATGATGAAATTCAATCCATTCAGGAAGAACAGGCTGGGGCGAGCGTTCAGACCACACAGGAGCGGTATTTGGCAGACTATGTATTTAATTCTACAGCTATTTTCAATCCAAAAATGGATGAGGGGAATACCTTGTTGCAGCATTTTATGGGCTGGTTTATCAAAACCGATACCCCGGTCTTTACAAGTGGAGTAGCGACCCTTATGGATTTTACACTCTCCCAGCAGCATGGAGCAACTTTTATGTACATGTTACCGACAAGCCCGACAGAGGCTTTGGTGGAGTACACTTTATTTTCACCTAGAGTCTTGGAAAAAGAAGAGTATGTGCAGGCCCTAGAAAATTACATAGAAAAAAACCTGCATATTCATCATTACGAAATAACGCATCAGGAATTCGGGATCATCCCCATGTCCAAAGCAAAGTTTCAAGCCAGTATAGGTCCGCAGCAACGCATCATCAACATCGGTACCGCAGGAGGCCATACGAAACCAAGCACAGGGTACACCTTCCAATTTGTACAAAAGCAAGTAGCAAAAATTGCGCAACGGTTGGAAGCTGGAGACTCTCCCCTGGTGGAGCCTACTTGGAGAGAAAAAATGTTTTTATGGTACGATATGACCCTTTTGGATGTTTTGATGAGTAAAAGTTTGACAGGAGAACAAATTTTTTCACACCTGTTCAGCAAGGTAGATCCTGAGCGGATTTTAGCATTTTTAGCGAATGAAAGTGGGTTTTGGGAGGAGTTTAGCATCCGAAATGCAGTACCTCAAGCCCCATTTATTACATCAGGCATGAAGGTACTGTTTCAATAA
- a CDS encoding response regulator transcription factor has translation MSKSRLLVVEDDPNLGDILQEYLTMKGYETTLCRDGDEGWSKFKKDKFDLAILDIMMPKKDGFTLGKEIKIVQPDLPIIYLTAKNLKEDIIEGLKIGADDYITKPFSMEELLLRIAAILRRTKKSEDSEVLKVYQFGDFELHYDEQYINSPSGRHKLTSKENELIRLLASEMNKIVNRSHALKQIWGDDSYFNARSMDVYLSKIRKILKEDPKVQIITIHGEGFKMVVTDN, from the coding sequence ATGAGCAAATCGAGACTCTTAGTAGTAGAAGATGACCCAAATTTGGGAGACATTTTACAGGAATACCTTACCATGAAAGGGTACGAAACCACCCTATGCAGAGATGGTGATGAAGGATGGTCAAAATTCAAGAAAGATAAGTTTGATTTGGCCATATTAGATATCATGATGCCTAAAAAGGATGGATTTACGCTTGGGAAAGAGATCAAAATCGTACAGCCGGATTTACCCATTATTTACTTGACCGCTAAAAACCTGAAAGAAGATATCATTGAAGGATTGAAAATCGGTGCTGACGATTACATCACCAAGCCTTTCAGCATGGAAGAGCTCTTGCTACGGATAGCTGCGATTTTACGAAGAACCAAAAAGTCCGAAGATTCTGAAGTTCTGAAGGTATATCAGTTTGGAGATTTTGAATTGCACTATGACGAACAATATATCAACAGCCCTAGTGGGAGGCACAAACTCACGTCTAAGGAAAATGAATTGATACGTCTATTAGCTTCAGAAATGAATAAAATTGTAAATAGAAGCCATGCCTTGAAACAAATTTGGGGTGATGACTCTTATTTCAATGCTCGCAGTATGGATGTATATCTAAGCAAAATCAGGAAAATCTTGAAAGAGGATCCGAAAGTACAGATTATCACGATCCACGGCGAAGGCTTCAAAATGGTAGTAACCGATAATTAA
- a CDS encoding sensor histidine kinase, with product MSKFQMNVIIVLMTLASIGLIGFQYYWVKNAFKINEERFEQNIYQSLFSTISQLEKGETSEIFLSYLAKDPNLQEFLFQKIEPIDIQVSTRSLQRRRPSVRDSMMQLTIPNVSQRFRRIIQSSGVEINVRSDLEQFFLYLTPEIASSLFTPDEMEILLQEKERQLQYLDQTESTFSQRRGQEIVTEYNIADALEKIRRANMKIEAMNQAWAELLEGQQNILSRLDTVQVRELFRNQLKERGIGQPFELAIIEDAKVMIPLTDILDSSSLVSKGIQAKLFPSDILGKDNFLVVNFPNKRNYILRQIWVPLISSLSFLTIVIFCFVYAIRVIILQKKLSEIKNDFINNMTHEFKTPIATVSLAVEALQDPAFAQEETFRKRYLNIIKDENKRLGTQVEKVLQAATLDKQDLKLKLEQIELREIVEKITAQFALQVEKKGGEISLVAEVEHTQLQGDAFHIAHIINNLLDNALKYTPSKPTIEIRLWEDGQYLCVSVKDNGLGMSKDSAKKIFEKFYRVPTGNIHDVKGFGLGLAYVKTMVEAHQGLVTVSSELGKGSTFTIKLPKQP from the coding sequence ATGTCAAAGTTCCAAATGAATGTAATCATTGTATTGATGACACTGGCCAGTATTGGACTGATCGGCTTTCAGTACTATTGGGTTAAGAATGCTTTCAAAATCAATGAGGAACGCTTCGAGCAAAACATTTACCAATCTCTTTTTAGTACGATTAGTCAACTGGAAAAAGGAGAGACTAGCGAAATCTTTTTAAGTTACCTTGCGAAAGACCCCAATTTACAGGAATTTTTATTTCAAAAAATCGAGCCCATCGATATTCAAGTTAGTACGCGGTCCCTACAGCGCAGAAGACCGTCGGTGCGGGACTCCATGATGCAGTTGACGATTCCCAATGTGAGTCAGCGATTCAGGAGAATCATTCAGTCCAGCGGTGTAGAGATTAATGTTCGCAGTGATTTGGAGCAATTTTTTTTGTATTTAACACCTGAAATTGCCTCTTCTTTATTTACTCCTGATGAAATGGAAATTCTTTTACAGGAAAAAGAGCGGCAATTGCAATATTTGGATCAAACAGAGTCAACGTTTTCGCAAAGGAGGGGTCAAGAGATTGTGACGGAGTACAATATTGCCGATGCCTTGGAAAAAATCCGGCGAGCCAATATGAAGATAGAGGCTATGAACCAGGCTTGGGCAGAATTATTGGAAGGCCAGCAAAATATCTTGAGCAGGCTTGATACCGTACAAGTACGGGAATTGTTCAGGAATCAATTGAAGGAGCGGGGTATAGGACAGCCCTTTGAACTTGCAATTATTGAAGATGCCAAGGTGATGATCCCACTGACAGATATTCTTGATTCTTCTTCTTTGGTATCAAAGGGAATTCAGGCAAAGCTTTTTCCAAGTGATATTTTAGGAAAAGATAATTTTTTGGTTGTGAATTTTCCAAATAAACGAAATTACATTTTACGCCAAATATGGGTTCCATTGATCAGCTCGTTAAGCTTTTTGACTATCGTGATCTTCTGTTTTGTATATGCTATTCGGGTCATTATTTTGCAGAAAAAGCTGTCAGAAATCAAAAATGACTTTATCAATAATATGACTCATGAGTTTAAGACGCCTATTGCTACGGTGAGTTTGGCTGTGGAGGCTTTGCAAGACCCAGCCTTTGCTCAGGAGGAGACATTTAGAAAGCGGTATCTAAATATCATCAAGGATGAAAATAAGCGCTTAGGAACGCAGGTAGAGAAAGTATTGCAGGCGGCGACCTTAGATAAGCAAGATCTTAAATTGAAGTTGGAGCAGATCGAACTCCGTGAAATAGTTGAAAAAATTACTGCTCAATTTGCTTTGCAAGTAGAGAAAAAAGGAGGGGAAATCAGTTTGGTTGCAGAAGTTGAACATACCCAATTGCAAGGAGATGCTTTTCATATTGCTCACATCATCAATAACTTGCTGGACAATGCTTTAAAATATACACCTAGCAAACCTACGATCGAAATAAGATTGTGGGAGGATGGTCAATACCTCTGTGTAAGTGTAAAGGATAACGGGTTAGGCATGTCCAAAGATTCTGCTAAAAAAATATTTGAAAAATTTTACAGGGTTCCTACAGGAAATATTCACGATGTGAAGGGATTTGGCCTGGGTCTTGCCTATGTAAAAACGATGGTGGAAGCACATCAAGGTCTGGTAACCGTCAGCAGTGAATTAGGAAAAGGAAGTACATTTACCATAAAACTACCAAAACAGCCATGA